The sequence TATTTATACATACgaattttaggtttttagggttttttttttttctcagccgcaaacatcaaacaaaatggGCCTTGATAGTAGACCAATGGgctttttgtttcattataaGCCTTCTGTCtcagagaacaaaaaaaacccatatCCTTTGTATATGTCCAGTTGGCAAATCATCTTTTGGTCCGTGTCTTTATCGAAACATCATTCCTAATTTCATTTAAGCATTCTgatttaaaacttttgaaaatgaAATGAGAAGATAAAATTTGACAGAATATGGatctttattcttcttttcaatATGTAGATATagattctaaaattttattattttctcatcaaaatcaaaaataagctatacagaaaatatatatatatatatatatatatatatatcaaaataaagttCATTAGAAAAAGGTATTACAACTACATCATAAATCTTAACTATAAATTTCTACCAGATATtcttcaatttaattttaacataatacatttaaattgtttttttcatagtttacaattaaacctttttttataaaaaaacagtaaacaaaagaaaaaataaaaataaagttgatgTATAAATAACAAGTGTAGTACTATAATAtaatcttttactttctttgttTATCGTTTACAATTCACTCACTCACTACCAAATTTGAATCTAATCTATAAACAAGACAGTGAAatcatataacatatatattttttttttcgcaaatataatataacatataaaaaCGGCTAATTAGCacccaaaataaaatgatttggCTATAAATAGAgagtgttattattattgttgttattattattagaataAACTCAATAAAGTAAGGATTTAACAATAATTTAATCAACATAATGATAGTGCACACATGGGAGAGAAGCAATGGAACCANtttaaaaaccttgtaaattttttttggcgggaaaatttttatgtcgaaaatttttatcaaaattttttggacaaaaaaatttttggcgggaaaattttttcgaaaattttttggcgggaaaatatgtcggaaattttttggcagaaaaattttgtttttctttttattgaataaaatatttttcatttaagggtaaaatggtcattaaaaattaatggagggcaaaaataaaaattgccagaaaaaaagatatttttgaaaaggggtatatcaaaagaggtatttttaacaaattctcttaatttTACCGTAatacattaaaattattttttcatagttaacaattaaacattaaatttcttaaaaaatcagtaagtcaaacaaaaatagaaaaaatttatgtaaaaaacaaGTGTAGTACTATAACTATAACTATAACTTAAAATGATctgttactctttttttttttgtaatcgtTTACAAATGCACTCACTCACTCTCAAATTTGAATCTAATCTATAACAAGACAGTGACCTCACAAAAATCACtagttttgttatatatattaacaaaaggGATTTTTAgcaccaaaagaaaaatgatttggCTAAAAATAGAGAGTGTTATTATTAGTTGTATTAACTATTAAGAAAAGTAAGGATTTAACAATAATTTAATCAACAGAATGATAGTGCACATCACATGGGATAGAAGCAAAGGAACCCAACCCacagtaaaaaataataataatattttggttcaTGTGTATAAAAATGCGATTCTTTGCTTCTTCATTCCCTTTcttatttaatactaataaataaataaaaaaaaggaatcgtCGTCTCTCCCTTTTTTGCCTTCCACAACCTTCCTGACACCtcatcgtctctctctctcttctccgtcCCGTTCCGTTCTCTCCTCCCAAAACAGGTAATTATTAATCCCCTTAATATCCTCTCTAATCCTCTTTCCCGTTTCTTCATCTCTCTATTAATCTTTAACAGATCCTCTGATTCTGATCCAACAGTTTCGGAATTCTTGATTCTGATCTGATCAGGCGATTTATGGAGTCTATATCTCCCGTATCGAATCAGATTActcaaccaacaacaacaacgacgacgacgacgacgacctCTAGTTCCGATCGCTCCCGTCGTAAGCGGAGGAAGAAATCTCAACCATCATCGGTTGATTCATCTCAATCAACATCGTTGGAGAAATGGAGATCGGAGAAACAGCAACAGATCTACTCGACGAAGCTAGTCCGTGCTCTAAGAGAGCTACGAATCAGTCAACAACCGACGTCGTCATCGTCGTCTTCGAATCCACGAGGTGGTAGAGCCGTACGCGAAGTCGCGGACAGAGCTTTAGCAGTTGCGGCGAGAGGTAAAACACTCTGGAGTCGAGCGATACTATCGAAAGCCGTTAAACTCAAATTCAGGAAACAGAAACGGCAGAGAATCCCGAACCCGTCTCCGACGAAAACGACGACGTTGACGACCGGGAGTATCAGTATTAGGTCGAAGAAACAGAGAGCGACGGTTTTGAGGCTAAAGGCAAAAGGATTGCCAGCTGTACAGAGGAAAGTGAAAGTTCTGAGCCGGTTAGTTCCCGGTTGCCGTAAACAGACCTTACCGGTGGTTTTAGAAGAAACCACTGAT comes from Camelina sativa cultivar DH55 chromosome 19, Cs, whole genome shotgun sequence and encodes:
- the LOC104765553 gene encoding transcription factor bHLH147-like gives rise to the protein MESISPVSNQITQPTTTTTTTTTTSSSDRSRRKRRKKSQPSSVDSSQSTSLEKWRSEKQQQIYSTKLVRALRELRISQQPTSSSSSSNPRGGRAVREVADRALAVAARGKTLWSRAILSKAVKLKFRKQKRQRIPNPSPTKTTTLTTGSISIRSKKQRATVLRLKAKGLPAVQRKVKVLSRLVPGCRKQTLPVVLEETTDYIAAMEMQIRAMTAILSAVTSPPPPPPGHDGGHTHMLG